In Thermodesulfitimonas autotrophica, the following proteins share a genomic window:
- a CDS encoding HD domain-containing protein — protein sequence MHREDLKRFRSWFGAYVWRFYTPDPLIRRGIRYKAAHTGRVCRNILQIGRSLGLGEGDLLLAETIALFHDLGRFKQVFRYRTFNDRLSENHALLGVRELEAAAILTTLAAEDRGLILKAIALHNLPALPPGLEDRQLLFARLIRDADKLDILGLFAAECARAGGPDPLLVAALPDTPGYSPELVQSLLRGELCNYAATKNLNDRKLLHLSWIYDIYFPYTLAAVAREGYFRAIMRSLPDTPEIRAVDARLQEHLQRALAACTPTP from the coding sequence TTGCACCGCGAAGACTTAAAGCGCTTCCGCTCCTGGTTTGGCGCCTATGTCTGGCGCTTTTATACCCCTGATCCCTTAATCCGACGCGGTATCCGGTACAAAGCGGCGCACACCGGGCGGGTGTGCCGGAACATCCTCCAGATTGGGCGCTCGCTGGGCCTGGGAGAGGGCGACCTGCTTCTGGCGGAAACCATCGCCCTCTTCCACGACCTCGGGCGTTTTAAACAGGTTTTCCGGTACCGGACCTTCAACGACCGGCTTTCAGAAAACCACGCTCTGCTCGGCGTGCGGGAGCTCGAAGCCGCCGCCATCCTCACCACCCTCGCGGCGGAAGATCGCGGTCTTATCCTCAAGGCGATCGCGCTCCACAACCTTCCGGCCCTCCCCCCGGGTCTTGAAGACCGGCAGCTCCTCTTCGCCAGACTCATCCGCGACGCCGATAAGCTCGACATCCTGGGGCTGTTCGCCGCCGAATGCGCCCGCGCCGGCGGGCCCGACCCGCTCCTCGTCGCTGCCCTTCCTGATACTCCGGGCTACTCCCCGGAACTCGTTCAGAGTCTTCTTCGGGGGGAATTGTGCAATTACGCCGCCACCAAAAATCTTAACGACCGGAAGCTCCTTCACCTCTCCTGGATTTATGACATCTATTTTCCGTACACGCTGGCGGCCGTCGCCAGGGAAGGCTACTTCCGGGCGATCATGCGCTCCCTCCCCGACACGCCGGAAATCAGGGCTGTGGACGCCCGCCTGCAGGAACATTTGCAGCGCGCCCTCGCCGCTTGTACCCCGACCCCTTGA
- a CDS encoding 2-oxoacid:acceptor oxidoreductase family protein: MADTVEIRWHGRGGQGTVTAAKVLADACLSGGRFVQAFPEYGPERAGAPLKAYNRIGTKELRMHCPVLNPQVVSVVDATLLDTVDVTEGAAENAVFIVNTAKEPQEIRQKLGAKPGQRVFTVDATRIAMETIGKAFPNSPMLGAVVRVTGLVSLEHLLEDVRKSFGKKFSEKIIEGNLNAVRRGYEEVKEG, encoded by the coding sequence ATGGCGGATACAGTCGAGATCCGGTGGCACGGCAGGGGAGGGCAGGGGACGGTCACGGCGGCCAAGGTGCTGGCGGATGCGTGCTTAAGCGGCGGCAGGTTCGTCCAGGCCTTTCCGGAGTACGGGCCGGAGAGGGCCGGGGCGCCGCTCAAGGCCTACAACCGGATCGGTACCAAGGAACTCCGGATGCACTGCCCGGTGCTTAATCCCCAGGTGGTTAGCGTGGTCGACGCGACGCTGCTCGACACTGTGGACGTCACGGAAGGAGCGGCAGAGAACGCGGTCTTCATCGTGAATACGGCGAAGGAGCCGCAGGAGATCCGGCAAAAGCTGGGTGCTAAGCCCGGGCAGCGGGTCTTCACGGTTGACGCCACGAGGATTGCGATGGAGACGATTGGCAAAGCCTTTCCGAATTCCCCCATGCTCGGCGCGGTCGTCAGGGTGACCGGCCTGGTGAGCCTGGAGCACCTCCTCGAGGACGTGCGGAAGAGCTTCGGGAAGAAATTCTCCGAAAAAATCATCGAGGGCAACCTGAACGCCGTCAGGCGCGGCTACGAGGAGGTAAAAGAGGGATGA
- a CDS encoding 4Fe-4S binding protein, producing the protein MKAKSWRELPPGAVILDAGNAREVKTGSWRTFRPVWVEENCSHCLFCWLFCPDMAVIVKDGKMAGFDYDYCKGCGICAFECPGKKGKKAIFMEEESK; encoded by the coding sequence ATGAAGGCGAAAAGCTGGCGGGAACTCCCTCCCGGAGCGGTGATCCTCGACGCGGGAAACGCGCGGGAGGTTAAGACGGGAAGCTGGCGGACCTTCCGGCCGGTTTGGGTGGAGGAAAATTGCAGCCACTGCCTTTTCTGTTGGCTCTTCTGCCCCGATATGGCCGTGATTGTCAAAGATGGGAAGATGGCCGGCTTCGATTACGATTACTGTAAAGGTTGCGGCATTTGCGCTTTTGAGTGTCCGGGTAAGAAAGGGAAGAAGGCCATTTTCATGGAGGAGGAAAGTAAGTAA
- the tadA gene encoding tRNA adenosine(34) deaminase TadA gives MGRDEDFMREALREAEKAGAIGEVPVGAVVVVGGEVIARGHNLRENLKDASAHAELLALREAARRLGDWRLTEAVVYTTVEPCPMCAGALVQFRVKKVVYGAADPKAGAAGSVVDLLREPRFNHQVEVVAGVLEEECREVMRHFFRELRRKAGTPAASSSQYLK, from the coding sequence TTGGGTAGGGACGAAGATTTCATGCGGGAGGCGCTGCGGGAGGCGGAGAAAGCCGGCGCGATAGGCGAGGTGCCTGTAGGCGCAGTGGTGGTGGTCGGGGGAGAGGTCATCGCGCGCGGCCACAACCTGCGCGAAAACCTGAAGGACGCCTCCGCCCATGCGGAATTGCTTGCGTTGCGGGAAGCGGCGCGGCGCCTCGGTGACTGGCGGCTCACAGAGGCGGTGGTTTATACTACCGTCGAGCCGTGCCCGATGTGTGCGGGGGCGTTGGTTCAGTTCCGGGTGAAAAAGGTGGTTTACGGTGCCGCCGACCCGAAGGCGGGAGCTGCCGGTTCGGTGGTGGACCTCTTGCGGGAACCGCGCTTTAACCACCAGGTCGAGGTGGTTGCCGGGGTGCTGGAAGAAGAGTGCCGTGAGGTAATGCGACATTTCTTCCGGGAGCTGCGCCGGAAAGCGGGAACACCGGCCGCCAGTAGCAGCCAGTATTTAAAATAA
- the recR gene encoding recombination mediator RecR, whose translation MALYPRAVARLIEEFKRLPGIGPRTAQRLALYLLSAPREQAERLAAALKEARETTVYCSVCGNLTDVDPCKICADPARDHSLLCVVEEPRDLLAIERSGGFRGVYHILHGALSPLDGIGPEKLRLKELLTRLEKGEVTEVILATGPDTEGEATALYIRRLLEPLGVKVSRLAYGLPVGAEIEFADEETILRAIQGRRQIR comes from the coding sequence ATAGCCTTGTACCCACGGGCGGTTGCCAGGCTCATCGAGGAATTCAAGCGCCTTCCCGGGATCGGACCGCGGACAGCCCAGCGGCTGGCCCTTTACCTCTTGAGCGCTCCCCGGGAGCAAGCGGAGCGGCTCGCTGCGGCGCTTAAGGAAGCCCGCGAGACGACCGTTTACTGTTCCGTTTGCGGCAACCTTACGGATGTGGATCCCTGTAAGATCTGCGCTGATCCGGCGCGGGACCACAGCCTCCTTTGCGTGGTCGAAGAGCCGCGGGATCTGTTGGCGATTGAGCGGTCGGGCGGCTTCCGGGGTGTTTACCACATTTTGCACGGGGCCCTCTCCCCGCTTGACGGGATCGGCCCGGAGAAACTGCGGCTGAAGGAGCTTCTGACGCGGCTCGAAAAAGGAGAAGTTACCGAGGTTATCCTGGCGACGGGGCCGGACACGGAAGGGGAGGCGACGGCGCTTTACATCCGGCGGTTGCTTGAACCCCTTGGAGTGAAGGTGAGCAGGTTGGCCTACGGGCTGCCGGTAGGCGCAGAGATTGAGTTTGCTGACGAGGAAACGATTCTGCGTGCGATTCAGGGGCGGCGCCAGATCAGGTAA
- a CDS encoding pro-sigmaK processing inhibitor BofA family protein produces MDWDWKMLVFGGIGLLGLYLIGSALIAPLRLLVRLLVGLVVGGLLLALVNLVGAIFNLHIAVNPLTMLTAGVFPVPGLILLTLLAIFVA; encoded by the coding sequence GTGGACTGGGACTGGAAAATGCTCGTTTTCGGGGGCATCGGGCTCCTGGGGCTGTATCTCATCGGCAGCGCGCTTATCGCACCGCTCCGGCTGCTGGTACGGCTTCTGGTGGGGCTGGTAGTCGGGGGCCTTTTGCTGGCGCTGGTGAACCTGGTAGGAGCGATCTTCAATCTCCATATCGCGGTGAACCCCTTGACGATGCTCACGGCCGGCGTTTTCCCGGTGCCGGGGCTTATCCTGCTCACGCTGCTGGCCATTTTTGTGGCGTAG
- a CDS encoding YbaB/EbfC family nucleoid-associated protein: MDVNKMMKQVQKLQGQIAKLQEELGAKTAEATAGGGAVRAVVNGRQELVALEIRPEAVDPDDVEMLQDIIVAAVNEALRESREMVAREMGKLTGGLGIPGLF; the protein is encoded by the coding sequence ATGGATGTAAACAAGATGATGAAACAGGTGCAGAAGCTGCAGGGCCAGATTGCTAAGCTCCAGGAGGAGCTCGGCGCGAAAACGGCCGAGGCAACCGCTGGCGGCGGGGCGGTGCGGGCCGTGGTAAACGGCCGCCAGGAGCTTGTTGCCCTTGAGATCCGGCCGGAGGCGGTGGACCCGGACGATGTCGAAATGCTCCAGGACATCATCGTAGCCGCGGTAAATGAGGCCCTAAGGGAATCGCGGGAGATGGTGGCCCGGGAGATGGGTAAGCTCACCGGGGGCCTCGGAATCCCAGGGCTTTTTTAA
- a CDS encoding thiamine pyrophosphate-dependent enzyme yields MATELKLKELAKKEPLFTSGHRLCAGCGAAIVAKMVLLAAADYPLVLANATGCLEVASCIQDYTAWRVPWIHSAFENAAVTLAGVETMYRALKKKGKIDREIKFIAFGGDGGTYDIGLQSLSGAMERGHDLLYVCYDNGAYMNTGIQRSSATPLGAETTTSPAGSAIPGKLQRRKNLTRIIAAHNVPYVAQAAPSHWADLMKKVRKALAIKGPKFINILSPCNRGWRTRTDDAIMLSRLAVETCYWPLYEVENGVTKITFKPKEKKPVEEFLKTQGRFKHLFKPENEWIIRQFQEEIDREWERLQKEETLYS; encoded by the coding sequence ATGGCTACGGAACTGAAACTAAAGGAACTCGCGAAAAAGGAGCCGCTTTTCACCTCCGGGCACCGGCTTTGCGCCGGCTGCGGTGCGGCCATCGTTGCGAAGATGGTGCTCCTGGCGGCGGCCGATTACCCGCTGGTTCTCGCTAACGCAACCGGTTGCCTCGAAGTTGCCTCCTGCATTCAGGATTATACCGCCTGGCGGGTCCCGTGGATCCACAGTGCCTTCGAAAACGCCGCGGTCACGCTCGCCGGGGTGGAAACGATGTATAGGGCACTGAAGAAAAAGGGCAAAATCGACCGGGAGATCAAGTTTATTGCCTTCGGCGGCGACGGCGGCACTTACGACATCGGACTCCAGAGTCTTTCCGGGGCTATGGAGCGGGGGCACGATCTCCTCTACGTCTGTTACGACAACGGAGCCTATATGAATACGGGTATCCAGCGCTCGAGCGCTACTCCGCTCGGTGCTGAGACGACGACCAGCCCGGCGGGGAGCGCGATTCCGGGAAAACTGCAGCGCCGCAAAAACCTCACCAGGATTATCGCGGCGCACAACGTCCCGTATGTGGCGCAGGCGGCGCCAAGCCACTGGGCCGACCTGATGAAAAAGGTGCGCAAGGCCCTCGCGATTAAGGGCCCGAAATTCATCAACATCCTGTCTCCCTGCAACCGCGGCTGGCGCACCCGCACGGACGACGCTATAATGCTGAGCCGCCTGGCGGTGGAAACCTGCTACTGGCCCCTTTACGAAGTGGAGAACGGGGTCACAAAGATAACCTTCAAGCCTAAGGAGAAAAAGCCGGTTGAAGAGTTTCTAAAAACCCAGGGAAGGTTCAAGCATCTTTTTAAGCCGGAGAACGAATGGATTATCAGGCAGTTTCAAGAAGAGATCGACCGCGAATGGGAGCGGCTGCAGAAGGAGGAAACCCTGTATAGCTGA
- the porA gene encoding pyruvate ferredoxin oxidoreductase: MARVGAVTGNEAVAEALRQINPDVCAAYPITPQTELMQRFAAFVANGKVDTELILVESEHSAMSACIGAAAAGGRVATATCGPGLALMWEMLYVAAGMRLPIFMAVVNRALSAPLNIHGDHSDAMGARDAGWVQLWSENAQEAYDNMIQAVRIAEHMDVRLPVMVCYDGFIISHSIQRAELFEDNVVKGFVGEYKPLNPLLDLDHPKSYGPLILPDEYHEYKRAQHEAMTKVKDVVLGVAEDFARISGRRYGLFEAYRLDDAEVGLVILNSAAGTAKDVVDAFRERGVKAGLLKPRLFRPFPYEEVAAALKGLKAVAVLDRADSFGGYGPVFMEIASALYPLAERPVVINKIYGLGGRDFLPDHAAAVLNELVEIARTGRVRVAKEYIGVRE, translated from the coding sequence ATGGCGAGGGTAGGTGCCGTAACGGGAAATGAAGCTGTTGCCGAAGCGCTCCGGCAGATTAACCCGGACGTCTGCGCGGCATATCCGATTACGCCCCAGACGGAGCTGATGCAGCGGTTTGCCGCCTTTGTGGCCAACGGTAAGGTGGATACGGAGTTGATCCTGGTCGAGAGTGAACACAGCGCGATGAGCGCGTGCATCGGCGCCGCCGCTGCGGGGGGCAGGGTGGCCACGGCGACCTGCGGTCCCGGGCTGGCCCTCATGTGGGAGATGCTTTACGTGGCTGCCGGTATGCGCCTGCCCATCTTTATGGCTGTGGTGAACCGGGCACTCTCCGCGCCGCTCAATATCCACGGTGACCACTCGGACGCGATGGGCGCCCGCGACGCAGGCTGGGTCCAGCTCTGGTCCGAGAATGCTCAGGAAGCCTACGACAATATGATCCAGGCGGTGCGGATCGCGGAGCACATGGACGTGCGCCTGCCGGTGATGGTCTGTTACGATGGCTTTATCATCAGTCACTCGATCCAGCGGGCGGAGTTGTTCGAAGACAACGTGGTTAAGGGTTTTGTCGGCGAGTACAAGCCCTTAAACCCCCTGCTCGATCTTGACCACCCTAAGAGTTACGGTCCGCTCATCCTCCCCGACGAGTACCACGAATACAAACGTGCCCAGCACGAAGCGATGACCAAGGTCAAAGACGTTGTCCTTGGCGTTGCCGAAGATTTTGCCCGGATTAGCGGCCGGCGGTACGGCCTCTTCGAAGCCTACCGGCTCGACGATGCCGAGGTGGGGCTGGTAATCCTTAACTCGGCGGCCGGGACGGCAAAAGACGTGGTTGACGCTTTTCGGGAGCGGGGCGTCAAGGCGGGCCTTTTAAAACCGCGCCTTTTCCGTCCCTTCCCTTATGAAGAGGTTGCGGCGGCCCTCAAAGGGCTTAAAGCGGTGGCGGTTTTGGACCGGGCCGACTCGTTCGGCGGTTACGGTCCCGTCTTCATGGAGATCGCTTCGGCCCTCTACCCGCTTGCCGAGCGGCCCGTGGTTATCAACAAGATTTACGGGCTCGGCGGTAGGGACTTCCTACCGGACCACGCCGCAGCGGTGCTGAACGAACTGGTGGAGATCGCCCGGACGGGCAGGGTACGGGTGGCAAAAGAGTATATCGGAGTGAGGGAGTAA
- the dnaX gene encoding DNA polymerase III subunit gamma/tau, whose translation MSEGADRIPVALYRQWRPQRFAEVVGQEHVTRTLRYALKKGKVAHALLFAGPRGTGKTSTARILAKALNCGNGPAPEPCNTCPECLAITAGTALDVLEIDAASRRGIDEMRELRERVKLAPVAARHKVYIIDEAHMLTTEAANALLKTLEEPPPRVYFILATTEPHKMPVTILSRCQRFDFRRIAAELITRHLERVLEATGGQATPAALKLIAQAAEGSLRDALGILDQVLALGEGEVEEETVADLLGKVRLSALEEMAAFLRRGDAAGALRLLQEIDQAGKDITLFVRDLLALLREEMLEHILAGKEVAPRLVRCLEELSRALEESRVAALKTLPVELAVVRALYKEASTPENAPRPEDTGDPSLERVRSVWPEILRAVKDLRPVTFGFVSRVGPVAVSGRCLQVAGEPEICAILGRQEHRAVVEEVLGRFFGGCWRMEVIGKGK comes from the coding sequence ATGAGCGAAGGGGCAGATAGAATCCCAGTAGCGCTCTACCGGCAGTGGCGGCCGCAACGTTTTGCAGAGGTGGTCGGCCAAGAGCACGTAACCCGGACCTTAAGGTACGCCCTAAAAAAAGGGAAGGTGGCCCACGCTTTACTTTTCGCCGGTCCCAGGGGAACGGGGAAGACGAGCACCGCGCGCATCCTGGCGAAGGCCCTCAACTGCGGAAACGGGCCGGCGCCCGAGCCGTGCAATACCTGCCCGGAATGCCTGGCGATTACCGCGGGCACCGCACTTGACGTGCTCGAGATCGACGCCGCTTCCCGGCGGGGCATTGACGAGATGCGGGAGCTCCGGGAGCGGGTGAAGCTCGCGCCAGTAGCGGCGCGGCACAAGGTTTATATCATCGACGAGGCCCACATGCTTACCACCGAGGCGGCGAATGCCCTCTTGAAAACCCTCGAAGAGCCGCCGCCCCGGGTCTATTTTATCCTGGCCACGACAGAGCCCCACAAGATGCCGGTCACGATTCTTTCCCGCTGCCAGCGCTTTGATTTCCGCCGGATCGCGGCCGAGCTTATCACCAGGCACCTGGAGCGGGTGCTGGAAGCAACTGGGGGTCAGGCGACGCCCGCGGCCCTGAAGCTCATCGCCCAGGCGGCCGAAGGCAGCCTGCGGGACGCTCTGGGCATCCTCGACCAGGTGCTGGCCCTCGGTGAGGGTGAGGTTGAGGAGGAGACGGTTGCCGACCTGTTGGGGAAAGTGCGGCTGAGCGCGCTTGAGGAGATGGCGGCGTTTCTCCGCCGGGGGGATGCCGCAGGGGCCCTCCGCCTTCTCCAGGAGATCGACCAGGCGGGCAAGGACATTACGCTCTTCGTGCGCGATTTGCTGGCGCTCCTTCGGGAGGAGATGCTGGAGCATATCCTGGCGGGGAAGGAGGTGGCACCGCGCCTGGTCCGCTGTCTCGAGGAATTAAGCCGCGCCCTCGAGGAGTCCCGGGTGGCGGCGCTCAAGACGCTCCCGGTGGAGCTGGCGGTGGTGCGGGCGCTCTACAAGGAAGCCTCCACCCCCGAAAACGCACCGCGCCCGGAGGATACCGGTGATCCTTCGCTCGAGCGGGTGCGGTCCGTGTGGCCGGAGATCCTCCGCGCGGTAAAGGACCTGCGCCCGGTTACTTTTGGTTTCGTGAGCCGCGTCGGGCCGGTAGCCGTTTCCGGGCGGTGCCTTCAGGTTGCCGGGGAACCAGAGATATGCGCGATTCTCGGTCGGCAGGAGCACAGGGCGGTAGTGGAGGAGGTTTTAGGCCGCTTTTTCGGCGGCTGCTGGCGCATGGAGGTTATTGGGAAAGGGAAATAG